The sequence cactctaatagaacagtcaaccactcaACAGaacaattattctaatagaatagtcatgattacattttcttttaaagcTGTATGTAACTACTTCATTTATTTTAAAAAACATATTGTTGTCTAAACtagagctttcattaaaattttgGTGGGCAAGTCCctcccatgcagagcccatgaATAACATCCATGTTTTAACTcctgtgtaaatttcattgtttgaaACTctctttgttctgctccactgcccctgttgatcatgacaGAGCagtcaatctttcccattcttattcactgtgacattcctaTTATATTTGGACacagtataattacagtagcagtagagacattttcccagatgtcatccaTATAGCTGGTCTTGAGCTGTATAcctttaaaaattgttatttttattgactaaaattccactaaattcaaccttttagtatctattttcaaaaacttTCCTTGGGGGGAGGCATGCTCCCAGATCCCCTAGTTTCAGCGGCATGCGAACCAGCACCATAATGTAAATCTGCATCATGCCATttataaaaaggtccacttttcttctaaaagaatctacccagataaaagtctggctacggcgtTGACACATACACgccggcacacacacacacacacacacaccggctcacacacgcacaccggctcacacacgcacaccggctcacacacgcacaccggctcacacacgcacaccggctcacacacgcacaccggctcacacacgcacaccggctcacacacgcacaccggctcacacacgcacaccggcacactcacacacacacacacacacacacacacacacacacacacacacacacacacacacacacacacacacaccatgggTTTATAAATCTGTGTATACACACAACACAGGGCTGCACAGCAAGGCAAACCACAGCACAGAGCTGAATGTACTGCACAAACAACACAGCAAAGTTAGCGTACAAACATGTATCCTGTCAGTGCCCTTAATAAGTATTAATAAATTCAGTCTATGGCTAATTGTATATGCCATCAGTACTGAAGGTATCAGACATGACAATAATACCAGCAAAATCAGTATTATAATATGATCATAAAGAGATGGAGGGTAtaagttttgtggctcttctttgaactgctTCTAATTTACGGATGTTTTTCATAAGATGAGGGTTCCAGACGGTTGACGCATAGTCCAAAATTGGGCGAACAAGAGTAACGTATAATAATCTTATTGTGTTGGCATCCCTGGAGGCAAAGGTACGTTTAATAATTCCCAATACCCTGTTAGTTTTCATTACAATTTGATTAACATGAGATGTAAACTTCAAAtctttatcaaatactacaccCAGATCTTTTCCCTCCACAACCATGGAGATcatatttgcttcattttcGGATGAGAAATAATACTCTGTGTTTGATGAAGAATGTCCAATTGTGCTGTAGTGATATTTAGGAAGGTTAAGGAAGGATAGCCATGTGTCACACCATTGCAAAGCggaatcaatgtctccttgcaGAATGGAGGAATCTTCAGATGAGCAGATGGGGCGATAAAGTTTTGTGTCGTCAGCAAAGATACCCAAATAGCTCTATATACAGTCAGGTAGGTCGTtgacatatataataaataagATGGGACCGAGCACACTACCCTGCAGGACACCACTAGTGACAGTAGACCACTCAGAGAGTGCTCCACGAACAACTACTCCTTGCTATAGCTCTTAGTGAGCCACTTCATCACCTATTTACTCAATCACTACTCTATCATGATTCAtgacattcttatttccattGTTTATCATCCCCTTAGAATGCCATGCCAGTGGACTTAAACATGTCAGTTTATTTGTtgaaatctaaactgaaatcgTATCTGTGGGATCATTTCCTGAAAAACTTGAATGAGAATAATAACTGCACTATACATTAGTATGTCCATGCTCCAGATGTCACCAAACAAAACCTCAATTTTAAACACTTATAATTTTAACTATGTAATTGCTTAAGTAGTTAGCAATAATTGTACGTTATTATGGCTGTAGGTTGCTACCGACAGACTTTTAacaccataaagcctaaataaacaaataaaatactgttgtttccttgagcaagaaacttcacCCTCATTGCTCCAGCCACCCAGCTGTTAAACCAGGAATATATTGTATAACAGCCTTGGCTGATGCTGTCATCCCTGTAAAATAAATTGGGGAAAAAAATAATATTGGTTAGTCTGGCGCCacctagtctcgcggcgcccgaccctaaaaagagggtctggtgaaactgtgtacaggtgtacaaaaagtttggcgctgccggaatgttggaagctccaatcagatcgctccatttcaaattgattatgtaatgcgtacatttcaaaagattcatggcttacggttaattacatccggtgactctgccgcttaaactcattgagaaaacagccatacaattctgttgggttcgttttaatgttgaataaataaagtagcgctattagtttggtgatgctgtaagtggatctggttgaatggacgTTGTGACACAAACACtgcacttacgtaacacgtaaaacgtcatccaataaacattccagagctcaaacttttgtacagagttccactttttagggtcgggcgccgcgagactaggcGCCACCCGCCCCCTTCAGACCACACCCTTACTTTTTTGCGGAGGGACGGGCGGCGCCAAACTAAGCTAAGGGGACCCACGGCACCGTAAGCGTTCCGGGGTGACCGATTTTAGAAAGACCAGTTGTAGCATGACAGCTAGGCCAGAACGCTTTTTTTAAGTGCTGCGGCTGACCATGTGTCAAAAAAGGGGGAAATGCGGTCTGGTCACGCGAGACTATAAGCCACACCCATCAATAATACTCTGATAGATTCAACATAATGTGACCTACTTCCTGGGCGTGGCTGCATGCACTTTATAGCCATGCGACATCACTTATATGTACACGCTTTGATGTTATTTCATTGCTCGTTGCACACTGATTCGGAGGGAACTCAACGTATAGATGGCTACTGGGAAAATGAGCTTACAGGAACAAAAGAGAGTATTGACTAACAACCGCGAATTCATCGTTAATAATCTGGATGCTGATGACGTGATTGACGAGCTGATTCAGGAGAAGATGATGGGACGTAATGCTGCGCAACGGGTGCAACTGATGGGGATGAGTAGAGTGGATAAGAATCGAATTATTGTCGATCAACTATGTATCGCTGGGCCAGGCGTGCTGGAGAAGTTTTGTGAGATTTTGAGGAAATACAAGCGGCAAACGTTTATAGCCGAAGAATTGGAGGAAAATGGTGAGAAAAAATCCTGCAGTGATAGCTACAGTACAGAATGTTGTGTGAATTGCTCTAGCAGGTGTCAAGTGTGATCGTCCCATTTTAAAGTACAGCCCGATAGCTGTTAGCAGATTACAGGCCAGGTACCTCAGATACTTGTCCACTGACTGGCCACACTATTATGTTCGACTGGCTCTGGTGAAAGGAGAAAAGGTGACAAGAGCAGATAAGAACTTGGAAGAGATTACAAGACTAACATTAAAAGGACAAGTTGATGAAATACTGTTGAAGAAGGAACAACTTGGTGAGCTGAGGGACATTTTCCACTACCAGAACAAACCTTGTCCACGATTGATACTAATAATGGGAGGCCCAGGTGAGTATTACAAATAGTAGtgatgtacatagctataataattatgagttATGCAGGTATAGGAAAGACAACCCTAGCAAATGAGATCTGTGTGAAGTGGGCTAAGGGGGGTGGATTTTTAGCTGAGGACTTTGACATTGTGATCCTGATACCATTAAGGTCAGTCCAGCAAAGGTCAATTGAAAAAGAGATTAAAGAGCACATTGGAGAGGAGATGTATAAGCAAGTGAAGAAGTCAGCAGGTAGTAGATGTCTACTGATTCTGGAAGGATTAGATGAGATGGCAGCTGAACGTCGAAAGCGTGATCCATTTTTAGCACAAGTGATAAAATGTACATTGTTGGAAAAAGCCACAATAATGATTACATCAAGACCACATGCTTGTGAAAAGCTGGATGCAGGTAGGAGAATAGAAGTAGTAGGATTTGGCAAAAAAGAAATTCAAGAGTTTGTGGAGAAGTCATTTCCCAATGATGCGAACAGTGTTGAGGAATTTTTATGGCAGTTGAAGGAGTATCCTCATTTGGAGAGTTTGTCGTACGTGCCTATGAACTTAGTGATGATAGTTGATATGTTTGAGTGTAGTGAGAAGGAGCTTCCATCCACCATTACACAACTGTACCGACTGTTCATTGTGATGACACTAGAGAGACAAGTTAGGAAGGAGAATGAGAGGAAGCAAATGCGTTTAACTGTAGCAGTAGCAGCTAATAGTGTTGAGGAGAAATTATTTTTGGTGTTAGCAGGCATCCCCAAAGAAGCAGTGAGgacattattattgttgtgCAGGTTAGCTTATTGTAGCTTCTTTGACTGGTATTCTGACAGGGAAGAAGATGTTTGGAGTAAGTGGAAGGATCCAAAGATCATCTTTACTGTGTCAGACCTGATGGAGTGTGCTATAGAGGAAACAGCTGAGTGGGACGGGTATGGCCTTTTGAAAGCTACACACACTCACCAGTTACCCACAGACACTGTCACTTACAATTTTTCGCACTTAACCATCCAGGAGTTTTTGTGTGCTGTTTATATTTCAACATTATCACAAGAAGAACAGCAACGTCTACTGAATGAACACTTTATTGACTATCCTAATGTTTTCATATTTCTGTGTGGACTTACAGGATTAGTGTCCAATGAAATGTTCCAGTTTGTGTTCTCTAAGTTACAAAATCTTCCACATCCAGGCGTTGCACCTGGTTCTCGATCATTTGACAGTAATGTTGCAGTGAAATGTTTGTATGAGGCCCAACGGATTGATCCACTTTATTCAGTTGCATCCATCAAAGTGAATGTGCAAAGTAGAACATTACTACCTTATGACTGCCTGTGTATCTCTCATGTGATGTCATGTTATGCAATATCAGAATTGAACATGTCAGGTTGTCATATTGGAGACAAAGGAGCTGAATTGTTAGTAAAATATTATCCCAAAAAGAACAGTGCTGGTCAACTGCTAGAAGTGTTAGACCTCAGCTACAACAATCTCTCTATTGATGGGCTGGTACACATGATGAAGATTGTGAAAACAAGTAAGCCCCACTGTTCGCTATTGATGCACTGAGTGACCATTGTGTGTTAGTGAATTATTTACACCTCACTGAGCTATATGTATTATGATGTCTATACTGTTATCATTACAGGTAGTGCCTCATTAAGAAAGTTAAGTGTTTATGGTAATCACATCAGCGAAACTGGGATGTCATTAATATTAAGTGAACTCCAGTACAATAACATCCTGACTGAATTGAGTGTAGCAACGTGTGGATTATCAATGAAAAGTAGTGTATAGTACTGTAATATTGTGTTTATTATGCCAGAATATTTTTAGTGATAAAAAAAATTAGAAATAATTCTGTAACAAGGATAATCTTAATTATAGTTCACATATTTTTCTTCCAGAAAATTTCATAAAGGCTTTGagttactctaacagaacagtgttatgtgacttttctattagagtatctcaattttttatTTACTATTTGGAGTTATGCTTGCTATTAATAATAATTGTCAATTATAAAAGAAAGTATGTAGTTTGTTATATTTCAGGAATCATTCCAGGAAACCTTTGAGAATAATTGTTAGAATTGTCAGGAAGAAATAATTAGCATAACATACTCAAGTATATTACTTACTATATTATCACTACAGGTGCCATCTGTGTCAGTGAAATGTTGGGAAAGTGTTCACTACAAGTCCTTGACATGTCAAAAAACCGTATTTGTGATGATGGCATCACTGCCATTGCAGGAGTACTAGGTAACAGTCAGATTAGGGAACTAAAGATTAATGAGTGTGACATTACTCTTACTGGAGCTAGATCACTTGCAGCAGGATTACTAGTCAACAACAGTGTTAAGATATTAAACATGTCATTCAATAAAATCAATGATAATGGCATCGCTGCTATTGCAGGAGCACTTAGTAACAGTCAGATTAGCGAATTGGATGTTAGTGGGTGTGGCATTACTCTTACTGAAGCTAGATCACTTGCAGCAGGACTACTGATCAACAGTGTTCGGATATTAAAAGTGTCATTCAATACAATTGGTGACGATGGCATCACTGCCATTGCAGCAACACTTAGTAACAGTCAGATTAGTGAACTATTTGTTATTAGGTGTGGCATTACTCTTACTGGAGCAAGATCACTTGCAGTAGGATTACTAGTCAACAACAGTATTAGGAGACTATATATATGGGGTAACCCTATCACTGTGAAGGGAGCTCGTCTAATACTACAGTCAGCTGTGGAAAACAGAGTCTGTCAAGAAGTTGTTCTTTTTCATCAATGGTTGGGTAATGAGGAATACCGGAAAGATGATGaagtgaagaagatgatgatCATATTAGAACAGAGGAGGAGGCAAGAGGTATGTAGAAAGTTGTAGTTACAGATGCAACAATcattgttgtcatggtaacagcAGTTACAACAAAAGATCTCAAAACATGACAGTAATAAACAAAATGTTAGTGGTGAAGATGATGTGAAGCAACCACCAGAAGGAAAATGTAGTACCGAAAATGATGATCAACTTGTGAAAGAAGAGGAGACCACAGGTAAATAGTGATAGTAGCAAGTAGCACCACCATGCCATGGGCATAGTTGTAGTAGTGGTACCACTATGACTATGTAGTATATGGTCAGTTCCTTTTTCACATAAAAGTAATGTCTGGTGAAATATATACCCTACATGTCTAGCACAAGAATCCTGTGTTAGGAGCAATTcaaatgcatatacaatacatGTTTGTTTGTTGACTAATAGGTGATATGCACAAATTGAGATGCTAACGTGTTTTGCTATATCAATGAATTATAATCTTGAAAGCTAAGACTAATAATTTTATCCACTAATTATATATGCTGGTGATTGATGTGATCTATTTCACCATACCCTTATATAAAGAGGTAGACTAATATTTTATGTTATATGATATAACATTTAGTTACTACAACAACAGATGAGAATGATCAGATGAATGGTGGAGGATCCAGGTATGCGTGGGTGTGTCAATGTTGTCATGGTGATTACTATTGTCATGGTAATAGCAGCTATCACATATGGAACTGCAGCATCATGTAGATTGGCCATGCCAAATTAGATTAATGTGAGCTAcgaatctgcaagaatcccacatgtttgTGCAACCCATTGATGGCCAAATTATCAGGGACCACTGGCCGAATTGCTGAATTGCATCATACTAGCCATCCAatacagaactacttagtaatcATGTGTACCATAGACAGAAAATTGGCAGATTTGCCGCAATAGGATTTTGGCAAGAAAAGGCTATCAAACTTGTTaggatttgtattggacaaataATTTGGTGGATTTTAGTTTGGCAAAACATCACTCAATTGcaaaatttgccaaactttcctCCCACCAAAACTTCCagtattcaaatactctaaaaAGGTTGATTTTGTTTACATATGTAGCAAACCAATTATCAACCAGCAATGTCTAAATTTTGGTGAAAATCAGCCCAaacaaacaacagaatcccTTCTAACTTTTACAAAGATGTCTTACACCCCAAAGAACTATTATTACACCAAAAGCAATAATGCTCCCAAGACATGAGCTTAGTTTACCATGAACACATTTGATGTGCGGGTTCTTCTCCTACCGGCCCTGCATGGTCACCGTGAAATATAgtttacccagcaatggatttgcctgtttatgtATAAGTTTTGTATTACCATTATACAAATTGTTGATACTACTTTGTAGTGATGTAGCCACTACTTTGACCATCTAGATATACACTGTGGGAAATGTATAATAAAACAGAATTCAAATAATGCCcaacatgtggggttcttgcacATGTACCAATAACTATACATGTAATTATTGACATGTTCTAATTACCTGTAGGAAGATATTATCATCACAACATGTGACATTGGTTATAGTTTGTAGAGTGCATTTAGTTGTTTTacaatatttcattatatttCTCACGATTGCATACTAAACTGATAACATGTGCAATAGAACAACTATGACATATGGGGTTATcaaattattatacagtagatTTTACTATAGAAAACTGAAGTGGCTGTACAGCTATGTATTGTATTCCAAGGGAGGAAATTTTCATCCTGGGTAtaatattaaatgctatccattagggacttgtgagaaggctaggcctgtaaatacagggagtcagaaacatgtataatAGATACCTGTGGTTCTGTCACAAGGCAAGATACATACAGAAATAAACAAAAagcaacacatacacacacacacacacacacacacacacacacacacaacagcaAAAACACCTGACTGAAAATTagctgagtgttctattagagtatcttgatgttaTTAATCATTACTTTATTGAGAAGTGAAAGGGATTATTATTAAATTATCTTCCTCTGACATTTTAGGTTAGTCTTCAACCCTTCCTCTATACAACAATGTCAGTTTATACTTTCATACTTAATTACCAAATTTAGGCAGTGAGACATAGCAATAATTATATGGGTGAAGGATCCGAAAAACATAAAAGTTGTAAAGTTCTGCACAAATTTCTGGTTGAGGTTACCTCGTGGTTGTCTAACAAAATATCTCTGCTGATTCCTCCCGTCATTTCTTCAATCTTTTCTTCTCATTTCTTGCAGCCAACAAAGCTCACTGTAGCTTCTTGCTCCTGACACAGCAGGGGCCTTGCTCAACACAAACACAAGATCACTCTGAATACAGCAACACACTTCTTGTCTCTTGCGATCATGATAATTTTATTCTGTCCTTGTCGAAACATAtttgaaaaataattatgttataaatgTCTTATGTAGTCAGCAACCAGTTCCGTACTATACATGATGAAAATCTAGAGCTGCTAGTGTCTGGTTTCCAGGGTCAAGCCATGTATATAGAGTTTTTACTACTTCCTCATAAGTGCCACAGTCTTCAGCTCTCTACTCAACAAATTTCACTCCTGGAGAGTCCTGTTCTCAAATATCCTTCCAGTTGCATGAGAATCTCTTCCTCTGACCAACCATTCCATACAGCTGCTCTCTCCAAAGTTGGGAACCAGTCATCTTAATCTTATTTCAGGGCCCTTAGCTGTGAGGGAATCAATTGGTGGAGCCTTTCCTCACTACAGAACTGGTTGTGTAGGATAAGAGGGTGCTAATGTAGGAATGAACATCAGTGAAGCCTTACCAGAGTTATTgtttaatgtacagtataattgtACAAACAATTGCAACAAGTGTACATGTAACTATATCACATTCAGTACCAAGGTTCCAACCTCCAAGTCAGTTTGGCTATAACCAGCTGAAGCCCAGTTGGCTGGTGACAACTGGAGTAACAGGGACCCTTGAGCATACCTGACTATAAACTCAATCTAATAATAATACTGATCACACCCTTGAAGGACTGTAGACACAGAGAGGTTGAGCTGTGCTCTGAAATTTGCTTTATAACAAACTTCTTAGACTCTGCAGCTCCTCATCTTTAACCAACACAGCTTGCAAACTTGGTCAAATTTGTTTAACTGCTCACAATAATTCCACAGCTCCTCTTCCAAGCTTCCAACTTTTTAGTCAGCCTCTCAACTTCTTCAGCAGCCAACTGCTGCTGTCACTGCAATATTTCAACCTTATCTATCAGCTTGTCTGTTATAGCTTTCTCTTTAGCCAAAACGTCTATAAGAGAATCCAGTTCTAGCTTTCTATCACTGAACTAATATCTCCTCAGTAGAATGGTGCAGTTGTTCTTGCAACTTAatacacattaattttgcagTTGGCCTCTGATTAACTCAGTACCAGCTGGGGGTACTGCTTAGTATCATCTCCTTGACCTCTTCCTTAGACACCTCTTAAGACAACCCTCCCACACAGACAGAAGATGCTCGAGAAATAGTAGTTTGTGAAGACACTGGGGACTCAAAGTGAAAGACAAAAATAAGCCCTCTTCATCCTGCAGTGACAGGCTCTCCATCCCTTCCTTCTCCACATCAACCACAACTTGAGTGCTAGTACTTCTTTCCATGCTCAAAGCTTCTCCTCAATCATAATCCTTAAATCATCTATCACAGGAAGCTGTAATGTGGAGTTCTAATGCATAATGTATATAATTCTGCTAGCTGCAATGAGACACTGTCCTAGACTTTCCTTTATTCGTACTCATTTCCCTAAGCCAAATCTTCAAGCCTCTGATTTATGCTATCTGAGTAGTGTATAGCTCTGCTAACTCACTGAAGCTGAAGCTGCTAATGAAGTTCACTATCCTCTCTGGTAACAGAACTGCTTCAGCATTCTCAGTATTAACAATCAATGAACTCCCCAAAAATCATGACATTCACAGGCTTTTCTGCACACAGATGACCTTGTTCAGTTCTGGAGCAATCTATAATCATCTTATAAAGGGTACCACATTACAATAAATAACCTAACAAATATCCGTGTGTGGTGATATGGTTTCAAAACAACAATCTAATCTCACAATGACTCTGTCTACACAAGTCAGTTAGAGATCACACTCTCAGATGATCTTCATACTTTAAAACCTACCAGGGCTCTAACCTACAAGTTATTAGCTGCTACGAATTGTATTTTCAATAATAAGACTGTTTATACTAGAGTTTAGTTACGTTGACTGTTATAATATTTGTTTACAAAGTTTTTgacaacacacaaacaaaaaaacGACACATGTTACAAACACACAAGTAATGCAGCTAGTTTACACACTGTTAAAAAAGTAATAAaatacatcattacattacaataGTAGTGGATTGTAGTGTAGTCACAAATTATATACAACTGGTAGGATTACTGTATGCACTCTCTGATCGTGTTATTCCTGTAGAGCAGTCTGTTGGTGTGTCACTACTACTGGTGGTAGCAGCTGGTTGTGCCTGTACTTGTCCATCCTCCAAGTTGGCCTGGCTAAGTCGTGATGTGGCCAGTTTAACACGGCCGGTGTACGGTGATGAATTGTCCATTACTGGTGCACCATCAGTGAAAGCATCTGTGTAGAAATAACATCCACTATAAAACCAAATAGATTTGCATGCTACTGTACTTTGTCCAGTTATTTCATCAACCAAAAATTAATTCCACTAAACTATTTTACAACCTACCTAGTTCTGTTAgtgcttgtttggctgcctcctTCACAGGATCAAAGTCCACCCTCATGAGGTATCGTAGtgcttgtatggcttcaaatgcCTGTGTACACATGATCCAGTAGTACACTACTTGACAACACTATTAGTATTAATGCCCACCTTTAACTTTCCCATGGCTAGACAAGCTCCAATCCTCATTGATTGGTCAGAATGTTCAAACTTCTCACGATAGTAACTCACAGCCTATGACAGAAATGAGTGTTCAAacgtgtagctactgtatatgtgtacatatgtatacacatcagggttgaaaccaggtcagtaCTGCTGACCCAGATAGTATGTGCAAAGAGCTCCATTTTGGGTACTccagtaacataattataagcaTAAAACAAGTGGGTATGGCTTCGCATATACCAACAAAGTTTAACCTCGGTGACAAATTAgcatggctccatgtaagcttacAGACAGTATCACAGTCACATTTCCAATAAGTGGCATGGCTAATCTATAAAGCTGGCTTGCTGCAAGACTTGACTATGACTCCCTAAATTAATAACCGTGGCTCCACAAAAACCTGTAGACAGCAACGGACATGGCCTAGCAGTAAATTTCACCGATATAGATACCAATAATTATTgctatacaatttacacacctctcaagttagctatgtATAACTGAGTCTGTTAGGATATTTATCCTGCATTTTTTATAcaggagtctattatgctttttaatcttcccaattattctttctggcaattctttttaaattgacttattcccaaaattattcctggaaTTTGTGCAAAAACAAGCATATTAGTTAGAgttttacatgaatgactgttacgtatattagaattatggatTTGAAGTTGACTgctgtaagtgactgctctattagagtatctcgatcttttcaaccatttttatgcttgcactgttcAGTGTTTTATCC comes from Dysidea avara chromosome 4, odDysAvar1.4, whole genome shotgun sequence and encodes:
- the LOC136252982 gene encoding protein NLRC3-like isoform X1, giving the protein MATGKMSLQEQKRVLTNNREFIVNNLDADDVIDELIQEKMMGRNAAQRVQLMGMSRVDKNRIIVDQLCIAGPGVLEKFCEILRKYKRQTFIAEELEENAGVKCDRPILKYSPIAVSRLQARYLRYLSTDWPHYYVRLALVKGEKVTRADKNLEEITRLTLKGQVDEILLKKEQLGELRDIFHYQNKPCPRLILIMGGPGIGKTTLANEICVKWAKGGGFLAEDFDIVILIPLRSVQQRSIEKEIKEHIGEEMYKQVKKSAGSRCLLILEGLDEMAAERRKRDPFLAQVIKCTLLEKATIMITSRPHACEKLDAGRRIEVVGFGKKEIQEFVEKSFPNDANSVEEFLWQLKEYPHLESLSYVPMNLVMIVDMFECSEKELPSTITQLYRLFIVMTLERQVRKENERKQMRLTVAVAANSVEEKLFLVLAGIPKEAVRTLLLLCRLAYCSFFDWYSDREEDVWSKWKDPKIIFTVSDLMECAIEETAEWDGYGLLKATHTHQLPTDTVTYNFSHLTIQEFLCAVYISTLSQEEQQRLLNEHFIDYPNVFIFLCGLTGLVSNEMFQFVFSKLQNLPHPGVAPGSRSFDSNVAVKCLYEAQRIDPLYSVASIKVNVQSRTLLPYDCLCISHVMSCYAISELNMSGCHIGDKGAELLVKYYPKKNSAGQLLEVLDLSYNNLSIDGLVHMMKIVKTSSASLRKLSVYGNHISETGMSLILSELQYNNILTELSVATCGLSMKSAICVSEMLGKCSLQVLDMSKNRICDDGITAIAGVLGNSQIRELKINECDITLTGARSLAAGLLVNNSVKILNMSFNKINDNGIAAIAGALSNSQISELDVSGCGITLTEARSLAAGLLINSVRILKVSFNTIGDDGITAIAATLSNSQISELFVIRCGITLTGARSLAVGLLVNNSIRRLYIWGNPITVKGARLILQSAVENRVCQEVVLFHQWLGNEEYRKDDEVKKMMIILEQRRRQELQQKISKHDSNKQNVSGEDDVKQPPEGKCSTENDDQLVKEEETTVTTTTDENDQMNGGGSRKILSSQHVTLVIVCRVHLVVLQYFIIFLTIAY